In the genome of Streptomyces collinus, one region contains:
- a CDS encoding TOBE domain-containing protein has translation MQSYTIGQAARLLGVSPDTARRWADAGRITTHRDETGRRLIDGRDLAAFSVELARSGSAEEDTTYTSARNAFPGIVTAIKLGDVAAQVEIQAGPHRLVSLLTREAVEELGLEVGMEATARVKSTNVHIDRV, from the coding sequence ATGCAGTCCTACACGATCGGCCAGGCAGCACGGCTGCTCGGCGTGAGCCCGGACACCGCCCGCCGCTGGGCGGACGCGGGCCGCATCACGACCCACCGCGACGAGACCGGGCGACGGCTCATCGACGGGCGGGACCTGGCCGCGTTCTCGGTCGAACTGGCCCGGTCCGGCTCCGCCGAGGAGGACACGACGTACACCTCGGCCCGCAACGCGTTCCCGGGCATCGTCACCGCGATCAAGCTCGGCGACGTCGCCGCCCAGGTCGAGATCCAGGCCGGCCCGCACCGGCTCGTCTCCCTGCTCACCCGCGAGGCGGTGGAGGAACTGGGCCTGGAGGTCGGCATGGAGGCGACGGCCCGTGTGAAGTCGACGAACGTCCACATCGACCGCGTCTGA
- a CDS encoding DUF1707 SHOCT-like domain-containing protein has product MAAEIVRTGGSPEVRASHADRDRAVDVLRVAAGDGRLTLEELDERLEAALSARTMGELAVLTEDLPVPVGGTPAEADGVVRIRQEGASTRRGDGWVVPRRLEIRSAWGEVTLDFTDAVITHDTLDIDLDLRAGSLKLLTRPGVVVDTDGLVMNYSALKARRPADAPVRLRVRITGEVTYGQLVVRSPRRGFGRRSATA; this is encoded by the coding sequence ATGGCGGCGGAGATCGTGCGGACCGGTGGATCGCCCGAGGTGAGGGCGTCGCACGCGGACCGGGACCGGGCCGTGGATGTGCTGCGCGTCGCCGCGGGCGACGGCCGGCTCACCCTGGAAGAGCTCGACGAGCGGCTGGAGGCCGCGTTGTCCGCCCGGACGATGGGCGAACTCGCCGTGCTGACGGAGGACCTGCCCGTGCCCGTCGGCGGGACGCCCGCCGAGGCCGACGGCGTGGTCCGGATCCGGCAGGAGGGGGCCTCGACCCGGCGGGGCGACGGCTGGGTGGTGCCGCGGCGGCTGGAGATCCGTTCGGCGTGGGGCGAGGTGACGCTCGACTTCACCGACGCGGTGATCACACACGACACCCTGGACATCGACCTGGACCTGCGCGCCGGCTCCCTGAAACTGCTGACCAGGCCGGGTGTCGTCGTGGACACCGACGGCCTGGTGATGAACTACTCGGCGCTCAAGGCGCGTCGGCCGGCCGACGCCCCCGTCCGGCTGCGGGTACGGATCACCGGCGAGGTCACCTACGGGCAGCTCGTCGTGCGCTCGCCGCGCAGGGGCTTCGGCAGGAGGAGCGCGACGGCCTGA